DNA sequence from the Lycium barbarum isolate Lr01 chromosome 5, ASM1917538v2, whole genome shotgun sequence genome:
aatgaacaactttcattgtcatgataatgataaaaaaaagtctgactctttccatctcaaaggcTTTTAATTACAACTAAAGTAATggtacataattttttttttgtatatataataacaattaaaatatttttaaaagttattttcaaaatacaaatcttaaagactgactaattaaagtgaatagacattttcagcccgtgcatcgcacgggcatatatTGCTAGTATTTCGTTAAGAGTGTTGAAGTTGTTATTGGGAAACATGGAAGGATCGTATGAAGTGAGGATGATGGGAAACGTGAAAGGATCGCAAGAAGTGTTGAAGTTATTGGGATACGACAGCGCCAATTCGTTTAGTAAAGGAGGGTGACATATTATTCGTCCAAAGAGTTTGGTGGAGAGTTTAGAGATTGAGCCAACCcgaaattcaaattcaaatttgatctttttaaatatttggattatggattgaacttttgattttatttttaaaatttatgaatttcaGATTGGATATGAATTTAGTACTCCGAAAATCCAAAATTTTTATGTCCTATATCTAGACCTACCTATATCATATGTGTCCATTACTAATAAGTCTATTTTCTAAAGATCCAATAGATTAGTAGCTAAGGCTTTACCCATTAAAATATGAAGTCCAATATATAATTCTCcactaaatcaaatataatatagggttttcttacttctcaagtctcaaAAGTCTCCTATTAGTGCCACCCACTGTAGAattctttgttatttttccagatgactacttaaattttattttgttcatttataCTTTTCAAAAATGCTTTTATTTGGTATGGATTGACtatgttggacatgacttggatttgttaatcctaatttgaactggaagtctttttttactgagcaattaagatttagatttacctctgtgaaactaacacatgaatttcgTTCCTAGTAAGTTTGCCTTTAAGTCTGAAGAGTCAAATCCGAAATATCCAAATCGAATaatccgaaaccgaacttaaaatatccaatccatccaaacttatttggattggattttGATTGTAATTTTTTCAATCCGAAAATCAAATATTCAAAccgaaaatttcatatccaatccgatgACCCGAACGCTCACCCCGGGGGAGTTCTTCTCGGCTAATATTTCCTTTCTCCATTTTATGTTATAGCTTAATAATTTGCATGCTTAAAATACTAAGATGTGTACAGATTTTTTATATTAACTATTTTATTAAAAgatgatttccaattatacggacGTATTTGAATTTAAGTTAAAAGATAAATATTGAGTCCTAAAATTAGTTAATCATAGTATACCAGTGATTATTTAGTCCTACACCAGTGATTATTTAATCCTTAAGAAATAGTATAATTTAAGCATaagaagaagtagaaaagaaCAAGCATACTAAAGAAATGATAAAACATACTTCAGATTTTATATTactaatatattatatacatgggTGCATTCTGTAGAGAAATATaacagaagaaaagtaaatcggagaaaccttctgctagcccaagatcgttactaagattggaagattcaactaaagaagaggaagctttcgaaaggagaaagaaaattttagatAGGAAAACTTGGTTATGGAAGAAAGACTTTCTTGAATTACTTGAATTACTTAGTTACAAATGATCAAGTTCACtcctatttatacttgtctaaGGATGGTTCTAGACACTCTTCTAGATATATCTATGAGAAAAATCTAGCAAACCTTATCTTCTTGCAATAATCTAGACTATCTAGAAATTTCTTCAAGATATTTGTCCAAGATACTATACTAGGCTATTCTAGAATCATTACTAAATATCTAGGATTTTTTTGTAGTTCCAAAAAATCTACTTTATGTTTTCACACTCCcccttaaagtgaatttttggaaCTAGACCAAGCTTGTCGTGAAAGAACTCGAATGAAGCTTTAGGAAGTGACTTGGTGAAGATATCAGCAATATTCtcctaacttcgcacttccaaagtATTTATAGTTCCATCAAGAActttttctctgatgaaatgATGTTCCACCTCAATGTGCTTAGTTCTGGCATGGAATACCGGATTGTTTGTAAGCTTGATGGCACTTTGAATATCTTCGAAAATAGCAGTTGACTTTGATATAGATAGATGCAAATCTTCAGCAAGTCTTTGGAGCCATACACATTCTTGAGCAGTAAGAGCTGCTGCTTTATATTGCGCCTTCGTAGTTGATAAAGAAATTGAGTCTTGCTTCTTGCTGCACCAAGAAACACTTGTTCCACCACAAAGAAAAATATAGCCTGACATAGATTTTCGATCATCCATATCACCACCAAAATCGGCGTCAGTATATCCAATTAATAccaaatcatttttcttttggaAGAGTGGGCCCATATTTGATGTTGAGTTGATGTATTTCAAAATCCTCTTTGCAGCTTCCAAATGAGGCTTTCTTGGTGATTGCATAAATCTGCTGACATATCCAACAGAAAAAGCAATATCTGGTCTTGTAATAGTCAAATACAAAAGACTTCCAACAAGAGCTCGAAAAGGCTTGGGATCTGCAAGAAGTGAGCCTTCTTCACGCCTTAACCTCGTGTTAGTCTCAAGAGGAGTAGGACACTTTTTGCTTTGTTTTATCCCAAACCTGTCAACAAGCTTCTTGGCATACCCTTCTTGGGTAACAAAGATCCCTTTACTCGTGTTTGTCACTTCTAAGCCAAGAAATGATGTAGCTCTCccagtgataacgtccaaatacactcctcaaagagaaagtgtacacggtcgtatgcaatatatttacccaactatgagtcggggtcgatcccacagggaacaatatgctaggcgattaagaaagtaaggaactttcaccaactacgctaaagccaaacgataaataatattttgggtttttgagaaaattataactaatgcggaaatgtaaaattacctagaaagcgagtaaaatgatcaatggccacaagcatggataataggatattacactcaagtaacgatccaatgtatttcacgattttacaactaagaacgggtttatgtcaatagataatgatttctaaaatctcattgaaagtcttccaaccaaatcaatgaatttcactctaagcttttccaagccttagagtgtgatattaggcacaatcaatttaacctcaagtaactatcctcttccgagctcaagttattagatgagtttaatgacccaaattcttgttaattaatctttcccaacctagatttccttttccaagctcaatctaagtaaatgggtgagtcctagggttagctaatccctttggaaacattcaagaacgagattaattaaatcaacaaagacccacttctatagcaataagaatcattcaatacataagcataacaagagtttcaaaccaaactttaatcaagaatactttcataaacgagattcaagtctagaaatgaaatactacacactaaaatattcaatacaaaacaaggagttgaagaaaggtttaagaattatctcattaaagtgctccaatcttctcctccaatggtgtaggtgaaaaccctagcctccaaaacttgcaaaatgaccaaagatagaaaatgttttgccctagcctctcttttgtagctccccccaatttttccaagtccaaaaaatgtcaaaatatgcccccatatttctgtttttgcaattctgcccgtttttgcaaaactgtccactttttgacagttttgcaaatctgtcccgtttttgcaaaactgtccagttttgacagttttgcaaaaatgtccagtttgacctctttttgactttcttttcacttggtatcttccgatcactcatttcagctacttggcttgttttgctctattttgttccattttggtccattttgatccattttgctcttttatgctcttcgggcatcttttcctacaaaacaacataaaaacacaaaaagtaacaacaaaagtgcttaaggagtcacaaaagcttaaggaattagcgtcgaatatcgcgtaatttcacgactcatcacccAGCTTCTTGATATCAAATCTTATAGCAAGCTCCTCTTGAAGCCTCACAACTTCATCATCATTGTTTCCTGTTATTATCATGTCATCCACATATAACAGAACAACAACATACAAGTCTCCATGTTTCTTAACAAACAAGCTAGGATCTGAATGTGATGCAGCATATCCACAAAAATGCAGATATTGTGCAATTTTTCCATACCATGCTCGTGGAGCCTGCTTGAGTCCATAAAGTGCTTTCTTAAGCTTGCAGACATAATCAGGATATAAGTTAGAGACATATCTGGGTGGTTGATCCATATAGATATCTTTGTCAAGTTCCCCGTACAAGAAGGCATTCTTCACATCAAGTTGCCATAATTTCCAACCGTACGATGCTGCCATAGCTAATACAACTCGAACTGAGATCATCTTAGCCACCGGACTGAAGGTTTCTTCGTAGTCTTCACCATACTTTTGAGAAAATCCTCgagcaaccagccttgctttatatcTGTTTATGCTGCCATCTGCTCTTCTTTTAATTTTGTAAACCCATTTGCAAGATATGGGTTGTACGTCTTTGGGCTTTGGTACAAGACTCCAAGTTTGATTTTTCATTAAAGCCTCCATTTCATCATTCATAGCAAGCTCCCACTCTTTGACTCATTTAGCTTCTTCAAACGAGGAAGGTTCTTCATCGTCAATAGGTCCTACAATCGTCAATAGGTCCTACAAAGAAGCAAGAATATGTACTAACAAAATTTTCATCTCTGAAGCGGGCTGGCTTAACAATAGTTCTTCTTGGTCTTTGTGAATCACGTGAATTATCTTCTTGTTGAGCTTCATATTGTTGAGTTCCCGGGCTCCCCCTTTCTCCTAGCTCCTCTGCAGCTGTACTATCCGAGGAAATACCTGTGATGGGTAAGCTTGGAACTCCAGGATTCAAGATTTTAAAACCCTCTCCTTCTGAAGCTGCTCCATAATACGAGGAGACTTCATCAAATACGACATCACGAGAAACAATGAAGCGATGAGTTTTCGGGTTCATGCACTTCCAGCCCTTTTTCCTTTCGTCATATCCAACAAAGATGCATTTCCTTCACCTTCTTTGACAGATACACCAGCCAACTGTTTGGCTAATAACTCCTGTGACGATAACAAATTCTCAAATTCCTCTAAGGATGGTTGTTGAGcccatccttgaattgatgtaacaaaaggaatatatttTGACTTCAAATCACgaatgataattcttctcattcgtGCTTCAGAAATAGCCTTGTCCGGATTTAATAGAGATATTTCAGAACATAAGTTTTTAATCTTCAAGAAGTACTCAGCAATAGAAAGATTATCTTGAATGGTGTTGCCCAATTCGTTCTCCAAAATCTGTAGCCGAGCTTCATCCTTCTTGTTGAACAAACGATCAAGGGTCCTCCATATTTCATGAGCTGATTTACACCTTATAATATGATCAAATAAACTGGGAGAGATGGACCTCTTCAGGATGAACTCCGCCTTGGCATTAATCTGCTTCCACTTCTTACGTGCGTCATTATTTTCCAGTGCATCGGCAGGAGGATTTGTGTTACTCCCATTGACAACCTCCCACAAATCCTCGCCAACAAGGTAGGACTCCAAACAGGTCTTCCATACCTTGTAGTTGTACCGGTTCAATAAttccatccccagtccattaGCACGACCACACACATCCATTTAGAAAAAAACAATTGAATCGACCACTAACCCGATCTTGAAAATATATCCAGAAGCCAACGTATATGgttatggctctgataccatatagagaaatatagcagaagaaaagtaaatcggagaaaccttctgctagcccaagatcgttactaAGATTGAAAGATTCAACTAAAAAAGAGGAAGCTTtcgaaaggagaaagaaaattttagatAGGAGAACTTGGTTATGGAAGAAAGACTTTCTTGAATTACTTGAATTACTTGAATTACTTAGTTATAAATGATCAAGTTCACtcctatttatacttgtctaaGGATGGTTCTAGACACTCTTCTAGATACATCTATAAGAAAAATCTAGCAAACCTTATCTTCTTGCAATAATCTAGACTATCTAGAAATTTCTTCAAGATATTTGTCCAAGATACTATACTAGGCTATTCTAGAATCATTACTAAATATCTAGGATTTTTTGTAGTTCCAAAAAATCTACTTTATGTTTTCACACATTCTCTCTACTTAATGTGCAAATCAAAAATAAATATCGTGGTTAAAAAAAGCCTCTTACTGCCTAGATAATTCATTTATCTTTTTCCTCCGTTAGTTGGGGCTATCGGTCAATTCCTTCTCacttctacaaaaaaaaaaaaaaaaaaaacctaccgCTTATTTCATGGCTAAACAGTTTCGCCTTCTACATATTTTTTATGAACTGTTTCTTCAGTAATGCTAATGGTGGCCTATCAGTTACACCCAAACACAACCAAAACCACGCCTATTCTTTTTCTATTCCATGAAACCCCAGAGCTTCCAAAGAAACCACGCCTAATCCTTCTTTATTACATGAAACCCCAAAACCACGCATTTTTTGCTCTGTTTCAGTACACATTGTCACCAAAATCTCAACCTTTTGGTCATTTGTCTTCACTTGCTTGCAGGTTCCATCACAAAATGGAATAGAAACATTTCAGTAATTGGAGCAAAAGATCAATCATTATCGTCATTAGTTGGTAATCTCTTCCTTCTCCTCTTTTTCGTCCAAGTTAAATTTTTGCTTCAATTGGTTTATTATATGTTTCTTTACATAATCTTTTAGCACTTAATTATAGTTAATCAATATGATGACTGTAGGGTTTTACATTACGTATTTGTTCATTTCCTCAAACTTTCCCCGGATAAACTATTGATATCCTAAAACCATTTGAGTATTCATGGATTTCCGATCTCTGCTTTTGTCTTTTCATTTTGAATGTAAATAGACATGTAATTTAGCGGCCATTTGTTTCTCGGGAAAACAAGTTTAAGAGATCTTTCTAATCTATTGAAAAATTATGTGATCTTTTGTTGACTCCATATTATGCTCGATATCAACTTCTGGTTTGAGAACCGTGGAAGTTAACCATTGTTGTAGATTTTTTGAATGCAGAAGGAAGTACATAACAAAAAAGATGCAAAGCAACGGGACTGATTGGTACATCTTGAGGCGATCAAGATTGTTGACATCCCAAAACCATGTCAGTAATCATCGAGTTCTGGTCTTTGCGTTTTAGTTACACTTGAAATGTTGATGGATATGTAATTTAGTGGCCACTGTTAGGGAAAAAAGTTTAATAGATCTTGCCCAACCTATTGGTGAACTTTTCCGATTTCGGGCAAGTCCTTTTTTACCGGGAGAAGAAGTCTATACATGCCAAACTTTAGTATAAGCAAAAGAAACAAGGCATAGGTTAATGGAAATGAACAAATGAGGAGTATAGGTTAATGGGAATGAACAAATGAGGAGTTTAACGGGATGGATGTTTGAAGTCCTCATTTGTACTTTTGTAGATGTGTATAATACTTCACCCTTAATTTTGGGGGCAATTCAATTAAGGAAAAGGTCTATACATGCAGGGACAAAAAAAATTCTTATGAAATTCGTCTGCCTTTCTCTCTTTACTGATTGAGGTGATAATTTTTCTGTTCTTAGTTCACATTTTTTAAAGTGTTCTATCATTTCTTCCAATGTTAAATTTCCTAATTTACGTCCTTTACATTTGAAATTGTTGTTTACCTTTTCTATGAATTTCCCTTGCCTTTTCTAAGACAATGTCTATTTCAAAGTCTTCTTGTGTTATTTTGATGTTCATACATTTAGAGTCAGTATCTGCTAATGTACTTTCTTCATCTAATTCTCGCTGAGTAGCGTAATTATAATCTGTGAATCTTATTGAGGTTTCTCCTTTAAAATTAGTGTACATTAAATGAGATTTTTGTTTTAATATCTTTTTCTTATTGAGGTCTTCTAAATTCCATTCTAAACCTGcctattcttcaggatttatctTTATGGGTTTTACTAACTtcattcctctatttcccattacttcTACTACATCATCTACTTTAATCTTGaattagtattactattatttgtcatttttcctaaaaatgctacacacattaataaattatttccaTTA
Encoded proteins:
- the LOC132639140 gene encoding uncharacterized protein LOC132639140; its protein translation is MDVCGRANGLGMELLNRYNYKVWKTCLESYLVGEDLWEVVNGSNTNPPADALENNDARKKWKQINAKAEFILKRSISPSLFDHIIRCKSAHEIWRTLDRLFNKKDEARLQILENELGNTIQDNLSIAEYFLKIKNLCSEISLLNPDKAISEARMRRIIIRDLKSKYIPFVTSIQGWAQQPSLEEFENLLSSQELLAKQLAGVSVKEGEGNASLLDMTKGKRAGSA